From Argopecten irradians isolate NY chromosome 12, Ai_NY, whole genome shotgun sequence, one genomic window encodes:
- the LOC138305170 gene encoding uncharacterized protein isoform X3: protein MPQKRCALGLERLCLMRISKSLEKYWYRPFEEQFGNTSRLLHVIGPFDHISSELIQKVIDVLVEYKIFNPKYLQLMFSSHLIQLDLSKASIRQNNVVDTIGIRCYPIIAEI from the exons ATGCCACAAAAACGGTGTGCTCTAGGTCTGGAAAGATTGTGTTTGATGAGGATTAGCAAATCTTTGGAGAAATACTGGTATCGACCATTTGAGGAACAGTTTGGAAACACAAGCAGACTCTTACACGTTATCGGCCCATTTGATCACATAT CGAGTGAGCTGATACAGAAAGTCATTGATGTTCTGGTGGAGTATAAGATTTTTAATCCGAAGTATCTACAGTTGATGTTCAGTAGCCATCTTATCCAGCTCGATCTATCAAAGGCCAGCATCAGACAGAACAATGTCGTGGATACCATAGGGATACGCTGTTAT cCAATAATTGCAGAGATTTAG